One Roseomonas sp. OT10 DNA window includes the following coding sequences:
- a CDS encoding branched-chain amino acid ABC transporter ATP-binding protein/permease: MPLDTSSPPSPGEALRRPGALRPVQPLLVALGALLLLPLLLDALGLTLTTATDVVIMAIAVMGLNILVGWTGLVSFGHGAWFGIGAYAAALLQRHVLPGGMVLPLLGALLIVAAASLVAGALILRRRGVYFSLLTLAFTAMLFAIAFRWTDLTGGENGLGGVARWAVLDDPRFFYGVVAAIAFAVVAGLWRLHRSPFGTTLVAIRENEQRAGFLGYDTNRYKLLAFVVSATVTGLAGALGVFNHRFASADPITIAFSGELLAMVVIGGMRSFLGPALGALFYILFREFLSMWTSNWLLIFGLLFVGFIVFSPDGLVGVARRVLAPFRPKPPAEGAAMAARRTGASGRIPSRFIREGTAAGPVLAAEAMRKSFGGVKAVRGVSFAVEDRRLHALIGPNGAGKTTAFNLLSGMFPLDEGRVTLDGQRVDGMEAHAITRAGLGRSFQITNLFAGLSVEENIRLAVQARHPHRFALFRDAHAIPELRADTAELLRWTGLAGVEQAEAGSLSYGGQRLLDMGLALATRPRILLLDEPLAGLAAAERERVGDLIKTLSADIPVLLVEHDIDRVFRLADRVTVMADGQVLVDGSVADARDDAGVQAVYLGSGASAVAAKPRASAAVDRDLLVMEKVNTFYGKSHILNDVTLAVRQGEIVALLGRNGAGKSTLLKTLIGTARPASGRIALGGDEIAGLPPDQVARRGVGFVPQGRGLFAGMTVAENLGLGRLKRITGAGVHWEEERILQFFPRLRERWNVAADRLSGGEQQMVAVARALSGDTRLLLLDEPFEGLSPAVTEELFETFDLLRREVSIIIVDHHLDLALALSDRTVALERGAVQWTGESRLLREDEELRRKVLWL; encoded by the coding sequence GTGCCGCTGGACACCTCTTCCCCCCCGTCGCCCGGCGAGGCGCTGCGCCGTCCCGGCGCGCTGCGCCCGGTGCAGCCGCTGCTGGTCGCGCTCGGCGCGCTGCTGCTGCTGCCTCTACTGCTGGACGCGCTGGGGCTGACGCTGACCACCGCCACCGACGTGGTCATCATGGCGATCGCCGTGATGGGGCTGAACATCCTGGTCGGCTGGACGGGCCTCGTCTCCTTCGGCCACGGCGCCTGGTTCGGCATCGGCGCCTATGCCGCGGCCCTGCTGCAGCGCCATGTCCTGCCGGGCGGCATGGTGCTGCCGCTGCTGGGCGCCCTGCTGATCGTCGCCGCCGCCTCGCTGGTGGCGGGCGCGCTGATCCTGCGGCGGCGCGGCGTGTACTTCTCGCTGCTGACGCTGGCCTTCACCGCCATGCTCTTCGCCATCGCCTTCCGCTGGACGGACCTCACCGGCGGCGAGAACGGGCTGGGCGGCGTGGCACGCTGGGCGGTGCTGGACGATCCGCGGTTCTTCTACGGCGTCGTCGCCGCCATCGCCTTCGCCGTGGTGGCGGGGCTGTGGCGGCTGCACCGCTCGCCCTTCGGCACCACGCTGGTGGCGATCCGGGAGAACGAGCAGCGCGCCGGCTTCCTCGGCTACGACACCAACCGCTACAAGCTGCTGGCCTTCGTGGTCTCGGCCACCGTCACCGGCCTCGCGGGGGCGCTGGGCGTGTTCAACCACCGCTTCGCCTCGGCCGACCCCATCACCATCGCCTTCTCCGGCGAGCTGCTGGCGATGGTGGTGATCGGCGGCATGCGCTCCTTCCTCGGCCCGGCGCTGGGCGCGCTGTTCTACATCCTGTTCCGCGAGTTCCTGTCCATGTGGACGTCGAACTGGCTGCTGATCTTCGGTTTGCTCTTCGTCGGCTTCATCGTCTTCTCGCCCGACGGGCTGGTGGGGGTGGCGCGGCGCGTGCTGGCACCCTTCCGCCCGAAGCCGCCGGCCGAGGGAGCCGCCATGGCCGCGCGCCGGACCGGGGCCAGCGGCCGCATCCCGTCGCGCTTCATCCGCGAGGGCACGGCGGCGGGGCCGGTGCTGGCGGCGGAGGCCATGCGCAAGAGCTTCGGCGGCGTGAAGGCGGTGCGCGGCGTCTCCTTCGCCGTGGAGGACCGGCGGCTGCATGCGCTGATCGGGCCGAACGGCGCGGGCAAGACCACCGCCTTCAACCTGCTCTCCGGCATGTTCCCGCTGGACGAGGGGCGGGTGACGCTGGACGGGCAGCGGGTGGACGGGATGGAGGCGCACGCCATCACCCGGGCCGGGCTGGGCCGCAGCTTCCAGATCACCAACCTCTTCGCGGGGCTGTCGGTGGAGGAGAATATCCGCCTGGCCGTGCAGGCGCGGCACCCGCACCGCTTCGCCCTGTTCCGCGACGCCCATGCCATCCCGGAGCTGCGCGCCGACACGGCGGAGCTGCTGCGCTGGACCGGCCTCGCGGGCGTGGAGCAGGCGGAGGCGGGCAGCCTCTCCTATGGCGGGCAACGCCTGCTCGACATGGGGCTGGCGCTGGCGACGCGGCCGCGCATCCTGCTGCTGGACGAGCCGCTGGCCGGCCTCGCCGCCGCCGAGCGCGAGCGGGTGGGCGACCTCATCAAGACCCTGTCCGCCGACATCCCCGTGCTGCTGGTGGAACACGACATCGACCGCGTCTTCCGCCTCGCCGACCGGGTGACGGTGATGGCGGACGGGCAGGTGCTGGTGGATGGCAGCGTCGCCGACGCGCGCGACGATGCGGGGGTGCAGGCGGTCTACCTCGGCTCCGGCGCCTCCGCCGTCGCCGCAAAGCCGCGCGCCAGCGCCGCAGTGGACCGCGACCTGCTGGTGATGGAGAAGGTCAACACCTTCTACGGCAAGTCGCACATCCTGAACGACGTGACCCTGGCCGTGCGGCAGGGCGAGATCGTCGCGCTGCTGGGGCGCAACGGCGCGGGCAAGTCCACCCTGCTCAAGACGCTGATCGGCACGGCCCGCCCCGCCTCCGGGCGGATCGCCCTGGGCGGGGACGAGATCGCCGGCCTGCCGCCCGACCAGGTGGCCCGCCGCGGGGTGGGCTTCGTGCCCCAGGGGCGGGGCCTCTTCGCCGGGATGACGGTGGCCGAGAATCTCGGCCTGGGCCGGCTGAAGCGGATCACCGGCGCCGGGGTGCACTGGGAGGAGGAGCGTATCCTGCAGTTCTTCCCCCGGTTGCGGGAGCGCTGGAACGTCGCGGCCGACCGCCTCTCCGGCGGCGAGCAGCAGATGGTGGCCGTCGCCCGGGCCCTGTCCGGCGACACGCGGCTGCTGCTGCTGGACGAGCCCTTCGAGGGCCTCTCGCCGGCCGTGACCGAGGAGCTGTTCGAGACCTTCGACCTGCTGCGGCGGGAGGTGTCCATCATCATCGTGGACCACCACCTCGACCTCGCCCTGGCGCTGTCGGACAGGACCGTCGCGCTGGAGCGCGGCGCGGTGCAGTGGACGGGCGAGTCCCGCCTGCTGCGCGAGGATGAGGAGCTGCGTCGGAAGGTGCTGTGGCTGTGA
- a CDS encoding branched-chain amino acid ABC transporter permease yields MELVFILEQVLNGLLIGAYYLLIALGLSLIFSLGGIVNLAHGAFYAIGAYLTVALSPSIGFGGALIASPLLVALLGLVIERVLLRRFYRGDPILSLLLTFGLAMVAEQTLRMVFGAAPVPFSIPTWLRGQVFVGEFIYSQYRLIILAVAVLCVAGLWVLLTRTAFGRVVRAGVQNPDMVAALGISLRPYMTAVVMIAVGLAALAGTMMAPVTGVTPTMGAEILTFAFVVVVIGGLGSFWGVVLAALIVGVVRGLAAYAYPPATEAAVYLLMVLVLLLRPRGLLGERIQRFE; encoded by the coding sequence GTGGAGCTTGTGTTCATCCTGGAGCAGGTCCTGAACGGGCTGCTCATCGGGGCCTACTACCTGCTGATCGCCCTCGGCCTGTCGCTGATCTTCAGCCTGGGCGGCATCGTCAACCTGGCCCATGGCGCCTTCTACGCGATCGGCGCCTACCTGACGGTGGCGCTGTCGCCCAGCATCGGCTTCGGCGGCGCGCTGATCGCCTCGCCCCTGCTGGTGGCGCTGCTGGGGCTGGTGATCGAGCGCGTCCTGCTGCGCCGCTTCTACCGCGGCGATCCCATCCTCAGCCTGCTGCTGACCTTCGGCCTCGCCATGGTGGCGGAGCAGACGCTGCGCATGGTCTTCGGCGCGGCGCCGGTGCCCTTCTCCATTCCGACCTGGCTGCGCGGGCAGGTCTTCGTGGGCGAGTTCATCTACTCGCAATACCGGCTGATCATCCTGGCCGTGGCCGTGCTCTGCGTCGCCGGGCTCTGGGTGCTGCTGACGCGGACCGCCTTCGGCCGCGTGGTGCGGGCGGGGGTGCAGAACCCCGACATGGTGGCGGCGCTCGGCATCTCGCTGCGCCCCTACATGACGGCGGTGGTGATGATCGCGGTCGGGCTCGCCGCGCTGGCCGGGACGATGATGGCCCCGGTCACCGGCGTGACCCCCACCATGGGGGCGGAGATCCTGACCTTCGCCTTCGTCGTGGTGGTGATCGGCGGGCTCGGCTCCTTCTGGGGCGTGGTGCTCGCGGCGCTGATCGTGGGCGTGGTGCGCGGCCTCGCCGCCTATGCCTATCCCCCCGCCACCGAGGCCGCCGTTTACCTGCTGATGGTGCTGGTCCTGCTGCTGCGCCCGCGCGGCCTGCTGGGCGAGCGCATCCAGCGTTTCGAGTGA
- a CDS encoding ABC transporter substrate-binding protein: MIHRHALSRRGLLAAGVATLATPALSQGQPDVLKIGHLTPRTGFLGPLGEFAVQAVQLATEEINAAGGINGRKVEVIYEDSVNPQTASQKAERLAQRDRVACIVGEINSASALAIGQVVQRERVLFFNTGANSDALRGSDCKRFMFHTESQNSMMVRAAGRALLDQGLVKGKKYYALTADYAFGHDLLRVAKQFLGANGATVAGEDLIPTELTDFSPFLLKLRQARPDLVICNLAGAQITNFLKQYSEYGLRFPVGGFGFDTALAWGAGPGNFLGTWPVVWHHLVEAPSAKAFVAAYQKKFNRPPENQAWGDYTTMKVIAASMNELRSVEPAKVVEHLEKGARFDIAKGREGFYRARDHQLIGEMYAITALPAAEVKNRWDIFRSSPPIPGPNEDPEVLAATAEENACVFRD; encoded by the coding sequence ATGATCCATCGCCATGCGCTGTCGCGCCGCGGCCTGCTCGCCGCGGGCGTCGCGACGCTCGCCACGCCCGCCCTGTCCCAGGGGCAGCCCGACGTGCTGAAGATCGGCCACCTGACGCCGCGCACCGGCTTCCTCGGCCCGCTGGGCGAATTCGCGGTCCAGGCGGTGCAGCTCGCCACCGAGGAGATCAACGCCGCCGGCGGCATCAACGGCCGCAAGGTCGAGGTGATCTACGAGGACAGCGTGAACCCGCAGACCGCCTCGCAGAAGGCGGAGCGCCTGGCGCAGCGCGACCGCGTCGCCTGCATCGTGGGCGAGATCAACTCCGCCTCCGCGCTGGCCATCGGTCAGGTGGTGCAGCGCGAGCGGGTGCTGTTCTTCAACACCGGCGCCAACTCCGACGCGCTGCGCGGCTCCGACTGCAAGCGCTTCATGTTCCACACGGAATCGCAGAACAGCATGATGGTGCGCGCTGCCGGCCGCGCCCTGCTGGACCAGGGGCTGGTGAAGGGGAAGAAGTACTACGCCCTGACGGCCGACTACGCCTTCGGCCACGACCTGCTGCGCGTGGCGAAGCAGTTCCTGGGCGCCAACGGCGCGACGGTGGCGGGCGAGGACCTGATCCCGACGGAGCTGACCGACTTCTCCCCCTTCCTGCTGAAGCTGCGGCAGGCGCGGCCGGACCTCGTGATCTGCAACCTCGCGGGGGCGCAGATCACCAACTTCCTCAAGCAGTACAGCGAGTACGGGCTGCGCTTCCCGGTCGGCGGCTTCGGCTTCGACACCGCCCTGGCCTGGGGCGCCGGGCCGGGCAACTTCCTCGGCACCTGGCCGGTGGTCTGGCACCACCTGGTCGAGGCGCCCTCCGCGAAGGCCTTCGTCGCCGCCTACCAGAAGAAGTTCAACCGGCCGCCGGAGAACCAGGCCTGGGGCGACTACACCACCATGAAGGTGATCGCCGCCTCGATGAACGAGCTGCGCTCGGTCGAGCCGGCCAAGGTGGTGGAGCACCTGGAGAAGGGCGCGCGGTTCGACATCGCCAAGGGCCGCGAAGGCTTCTACCGCGCCCGCGACCACCAGCTGATCGGCGAGATGTACGCCATCACCGCGCTGCCGGCGGCGGAGGTGAAGAACCGCTGGGACATCTTCCGCTCCTCGCCCCCGATCCCGGGCCCGAACGAGGACCCGGAGGTGCTCGCCGCCACCGCGGAAGAGAACGCCTGCGTCTTCCGCGACTGA
- a CDS encoding GntR family transcriptional regulator, with product MTAAEALESLPLLERRTLGETVHGHLAELLISGRLAPGERLSLRDTAAALGVSVMPVREAVARLVADGALEVAPNRAVRVPVMTAGRFLSLAETRAEVEGLAAARAATHRSPAQLDAIRRAEAAFRAMAARPRPDRRRAVALNRDVHFRIYEACGLPPLRDIIAGLWLKIGPVLNLDLRQHPERLRQGTALRWHALALAGIEAGDGDAARAAIAADIADAAAFIVSRGGLPDEAPGGN from the coding sequence ATGACCGCCGCCGAAGCCTTGGAATCCCTGCCGCTGCTGGAACGCCGCACCCTCGGCGAGACGGTGCACGGCCATCTGGCGGAGCTGCTGATCTCCGGGCGGCTCGCCCCGGGGGAGCGGCTCTCCCTGCGCGACACCGCGGCGGCGCTGGGCGTCTCCGTCATGCCGGTGCGCGAGGCGGTGGCGCGGCTGGTGGCCGATGGCGCGCTGGAGGTGGCACCCAACCGCGCCGTGAGGGTTCCGGTGATGACGGCGGGCCGCTTCCTGTCCCTCGCCGAGACCCGCGCGGAGGTGGAGGGCCTTGCCGCCGCCCGCGCCGCCACGCACCGCAGCCCCGCGCAGCTCGACGCCATCCGCCGGGCGGAGGCCGCCTTCCGCGCCATGGCCGCGCGCCCGCGCCCGGACCGGCGGCGCGCGGTCGCGCTGAATCGCGACGTGCACTTCCGCATCTACGAGGCCTGCGGCCTGCCGCCGCTGCGCGACATCATCGCCGGGCTGTGGCTGAAGATCGGGCCGGTGCTGAACCTGGACCTGCGCCAGCATCCGGAACGGCTGCGCCAGGGCACGGCGCTGCGCTGGCATGCGCTGGCGCTGGCCGGGATCGAGGCCGGCGACGGCGACGCGGCGCGCGCGGCCATCGCCGCCGACATCGCCGATGCGGCCGCCTTCATCGTCTCGCGCGGCGGGCTGCCCGACGAGGCCCCCGGCGGGAACTGA
- a CDS encoding SDR family oxidoreductase, with protein sequence MDMGIAGLRVLVTAGGAGIGRGIVDAFVEEGAKVFTCDIDAASLATLPEGVGSMAVDVADRAQVAALFDAALGFLGGLDVLVNNAGIAGPTGRVEELNPEDWDRCLQVCLTSQFDCARLAVPHLRQSANPSIVNLSSAAGRFGFALRSPYAAAKWGVIGFTKSLSIELGEAGIRVNAILPGLVAGDRQRRVLEAKAQQKGVSFAEMERTAFSFTSIKEYVTARQLADQVLFLCSPRGRTISGQAIAVDGDTRMLS encoded by the coding sequence ATGGACATGGGAATCGCCGGGCTGCGGGTGCTGGTCACCGCCGGAGGCGCGGGCATCGGCCGCGGCATCGTGGACGCCTTCGTCGAGGAGGGGGCGAAGGTCTTCACCTGCGACATCGACGCCGCCTCGCTCGCCACCCTGCCGGAGGGGGTGGGGAGCATGGCCGTGGACGTGGCCGACCGCGCCCAGGTCGCGGCGCTGTTCGACGCGGCGCTGGGCTTCCTAGGCGGGCTGGACGTGCTGGTGAACAATGCCGGCATCGCCGGGCCCACCGGCCGGGTGGAGGAGCTGAACCCGGAGGACTGGGACCGCTGCCTGCAGGTCTGCCTGACCAGCCAGTTCGACTGCGCCCGCCTGGCGGTGCCGCATCTGCGGCAGAGCGCCAACCCGTCGATCGTGAACCTCTCCTCCGCGGCGGGGCGCTTCGGCTTCGCCCTGCGCTCGCCCTATGCGGCGGCGAAATGGGGGGTGATCGGCTTCACCAAGTCGCTGTCCATCGAGCTGGGCGAGGCGGGCATCCGGGTGAACGCCATCCTGCCCGGGCTGGTCGCGGGCGACCGGCAGCGCCGCGTGCTGGAGGCCAAGGCCCAGCAGAAGGGCGTCAGCTTCGCCGAGATGGAGCGGACCGCCTTCTCCTTCACCTCGATCAAGGAGTACGTCACCGCCCGGCAGCTCGCGGACCAGGTGCTGTTCCTCTGCTCGCCACGCGGCCGGACGATCTCCGGCCAGGCCATCGCGGTGGATGGCGACACGCGCATGCTGTCCTGA
- a CDS encoding IlvD/Edd family dehydratase: MASGLRKGLTSYGDAGFSLFLRKAFIKAAGYSGDALDRPIVGITDTASDFNPCHGNAPQLIEAVRRGVMLAGGLPMNFPTISIGESFANPTSMYLRNLMAMDTEEMLRAQPMDAAVLLGGCDKTLPAAIMGAASAGIPAIVIPVGPMVVGHHRGEVLGACTDCRRLWGQHRAGRIDAAEIEVISGRLAPSVGTCMVMGTASTMACLIEAMGLSLPNSAAIPAPHAERFRCGEATGKAAVAMALRQGPRPAQLITEASLRNAMVVLQAIGGSTNGIVHLAAIAGRVGLPFDLEAFDAIGREVPVLVDLKPSGDHYMEHLHHAGGVPRLLRELAPFLDLDAPTVTGGTLRDYADAAEEVPGQTVIRPRSAPLKPMGGTAVLRGNLAPGGAVIKHAAASPALLQHTGRAVVFESIEDMTSRVDDPDLDVTADDVLVLLNAGPKGAPGMPEAGYLPIPKKLAQAGVKDMVRISDARMSGTAFGTIVLHVTPESAVGGPLGLVRDGDRIRLDVEARRIELLVDEAELERRRAEPRPARPAPKRGYAKLFHDTVLQADQGCDFDFLTGTEE; the protein is encoded by the coding sequence ATGGCCAGCGGATTGCGCAAGGGTCTCACGAGCTACGGCGATGCGGGGTTCTCGCTGTTCCTGCGCAAGGCCTTCATCAAGGCGGCGGGCTATTCCGGCGACGCGCTGGACCGGCCGATCGTGGGCATCACCGACACGGCCAGCGACTTCAACCCCTGCCACGGCAACGCGCCGCAACTGATCGAGGCGGTGCGGCGCGGGGTGATGCTGGCGGGCGGGCTGCCGATGAACTTCCCCACCATCTCCATCGGGGAATCCTTCGCCAACCCGACCAGCATGTACCTGCGCAACCTGATGGCGATGGACACGGAGGAGATGCTCCGCGCCCAGCCGATGGACGCCGCCGTGCTGCTGGGCGGCTGCGACAAGACTCTGCCGGCGGCGATCATGGGCGCGGCCTCGGCCGGCATCCCCGCCATCGTCATCCCCGTGGGGCCGATGGTGGTGGGGCACCACCGCGGCGAGGTGCTGGGCGCCTGCACCGACTGCCGCCGCCTCTGGGGCCAGCACCGCGCCGGCAGGATCGACGCGGCGGAGATCGAGGTGATCAGCGGCCGGCTGGCGCCCTCCGTCGGCACCTGCATGGTGATGGGCACCGCCTCCACCATGGCCTGCCTGATCGAGGCGATGGGGCTGTCGCTGCCGAACAGCGCGGCCATCCCGGCCCCGCATGCGGAGCGCTTCCGCTGCGGCGAGGCCACGGGCAAGGCCGCCGTCGCCATGGCCCTGCGCCAGGGGCCGCGCCCGGCGCAGCTCATCACCGAAGCCTCGCTGCGCAACGCCATGGTCGTGCTCCAGGCGATCGGCGGCTCCACCAACGGCATCGTCCACCTCGCGGCCATCGCCGGGCGCGTCGGCCTTCCCTTCGACCTGGAGGCGTTCGACGCCATCGGGCGCGAGGTGCCCGTGCTGGTGGACCTCAAGCCCTCCGGCGACCACTACATGGAACACCTGCACCATGCCGGCGGCGTGCCGCGCCTGCTGCGGGAACTGGCGCCCTTCCTCGACCTCGACGCGCCGACCGTCACCGGCGGCACGCTGCGCGACTATGCCGACGCGGCCGAGGAGGTGCCGGGGCAGACGGTGATCCGCCCGCGCTCGGCGCCGCTCAAGCCCATGGGCGGGACGGCCGTGCTGCGCGGCAACCTCGCGCCGGGCGGGGCGGTCATCAAGCACGCCGCCGCCTCGCCCGCGCTGCTGCAGCATACGGGCCGCGCCGTGGTCTTCGAGAGCATCGAGGACATGACCAGCCGTGTCGACGACCCCGATCTGGACGTGACGGCCGACGACGTGCTGGTCCTGCTCAACGCCGGGCCGAAGGGGGCGCCGGGCATGCCGGAGGCGGGCTACCTGCCCATCCCGAAGAAGCTGGCCCAGGCGGGGGTGAAGGACATGGTCCGCATCTCCGACGCGCGCATGTCCGGCACCGCCTTCGGCACCATCGTGCTGCACGTCACGCCGGAAAGCGCGGTGGGCGGACCGCTCGGCCTGGTGCGGGACGGCGACAGGATCCGCCTGGACGTCGAGGCGCGACGCATCGAGCTGCTCGTGGATGAGGCGGAGCTGGAACGCCGCCGGGCCGAGCCGCGCCCGGCGCGGCCGGCGCCGAAGCGGGGCTATGCGAAGCTGTTCCACGACACGGTGCTGCAGGCCGACCAGGGCTGCGACTTCGACTTCCTGACGGGGACGGAGGAGTAG
- a CDS encoding MFS transporter, with the protein MPPLPAPFRRLAASNLAAQLSEQLALAAAPLAAVLLLGAGATETGLLQTAQTLPFLLLSLPIGVLADRSSRRRLMTGAEALRALSLLLLLALLLTGGLDLALLAGLGALGAVGTVAYSIAAPALLPTIVARDRLAEANRWLELARSTAFAAGPALGGALVGWAGAAPAYAAAAGLSLLATGLLSGLPEPPASAGPRQPVAAALREGAAFVLGHPLLRPVLATAVCFNAAWFVLQAVYVAYAVERLGLGAAGIGATLGLYGVGMVAGAALAPVLARRLSFGALVAAGPLSALAAALLMLATLACPGIAAVLAGVAFLLFGAGPILWTIATTTLRQSVTPIRLLGRVSAVVMTATFGARPLGAALGALLAARFGTEACLWAAAAGFAAQAAILLASPVPRLARQPGMA; encoded by the coding sequence GTGCCGCCCCTTCCCGCCCCCTTCCGCCGCCTTGCCGCCTCCAACCTGGCCGCGCAGCTCTCCGAGCAGCTCGCCCTGGCGGCGGCGCCGCTGGCGGCAGTTCTGCTGCTGGGCGCCGGGGCGACGGAGACGGGGCTGCTGCAGACGGCGCAGACCCTGCCCTTCCTGCTGCTCTCCCTCCCCATCGGGGTGCTGGCGGACCGCTCCTCGCGGCGGCGGCTGATGACGGGGGCGGAAGCGCTGCGGGCGCTGTCGCTGCTGCTGCTCCTGGCGCTGCTGCTGACGGGCGGGCTGGACCTGGCCTTGCTGGCGGGGCTGGGCGCGCTGGGGGCCGTGGGGACGGTGGCCTACAGCATCGCGGCCCCGGCGCTGCTGCCGACCATCGTGGCGCGGGACCGGCTGGCCGAGGCCAACCGCTGGCTGGAGCTGGCGCGCAGCACCGCCTTTGCCGCCGGTCCCGCACTGGGCGGTGCGCTGGTCGGCTGGGCCGGCGCGGCGCCGGCCTATGCCGCGGCGGCCGGGCTGTCGCTGCTGGCGACGGGCCTGCTGTCCGGCCTGCCGGAGCCACCCGCATCCGCGGGCCCGCGCCAGCCGGTGGCGGCGGCGCTGCGCGAGGGCGCGGCCTTCGTGCTCGGCCATCCGCTGCTGCGGCCGGTGCTGGCCACGGCCGTCTGCTTCAACGCCGCCTGGTTCGTGCTGCAGGCCGTCTACGTCGCCTATGCGGTGGAGCGGCTGGGGCTGGGCGCGGCCGGAATCGGCGCCACGCTGGGCCTCTACGGCGTCGGCATGGTGGCGGGCGCGGCGCTGGCGCCGGTGCTGGCACGCCGCCTGTCCTTCGGCGCGCTGGTCGCCGCCGGGCCGCTCAGCGCGCTGGCGGCGGCGCTGCTGATGCTGGCCACGCTCGCCTGTCCCGGCATCGCCGCGGTGCTGGCGGGCGTGGCCTTCCTGCTCTTCGGCGCGGGACCGATCCTGTGGACCATCGCCACCACCACGCTGCGGCAGTCGGTGACGCCGATCCGGCTGCTGGGGCGCGTCTCGGCGGTGGTCATGACCGCCACCTTCGGCGCACGGCCGCTCGGCGCCGCGCTGGGCGCGCTGCTGGCTGCGCGCTTCGGGACGGAAGCCTGTCTCTGGGCCGCGGCGGCGGGCTTCGCGGCGCAGGCGGCGATCCTGCTCGCCTCGCCCGTGCCCCGGCTGGCACGGCAGCCGGGGATGGCGTGA
- a CDS encoding Gfo/Idh/MocA family protein has product MIRAAIIGLGTWGQNLVRSVQGVSPEIRFVAGATRTPEKARDFAEANGLRLLPRYEDVLADPGIDAVVLATPHTQHTEQIVAAARAGKPVFSEKPLGVNAAEAQRAARACAEAGVTLGVGYNWRFQPALQAIRGLIDDGTLGRVLHIEGNFCGPSAYRFPQGHWRHDRREGPAGGMTGRGVHVVDAMLYLAGPIEQVTAQSVRLVQDFGMDDTTSMLFRFAGGATGYLGTVIATAETWRLQVFGSEGWAEVGDVEHLHTWDLRLCRIDRDNIGHKQRPEVRSFPKTSTERAELEHFAREVAAGRPIVRPGGDAVHNVAVLEAILASATAQAPVRVQAVAG; this is encoded by the coding sequence ATGATCCGGGCAGCCATCATCGGCCTCGGCACCTGGGGGCAGAACCTGGTCCGCAGCGTGCAGGGCGTCAGTCCCGAGATCCGCTTCGTCGCCGGCGCGACGCGCACGCCGGAGAAGGCGCGGGACTTCGCGGAGGCGAACGGCCTGCGCCTGTTGCCGCGCTACGAGGACGTGCTGGCCGATCCCGGGATCGACGCGGTGGTGCTGGCCACCCCGCACACCCAGCACACGGAGCAGATCGTCGCCGCGGCGCGGGCCGGCAAGCCCGTCTTCAGCGAGAAGCCGCTGGGCGTGAACGCGGCGGAGGCGCAGCGCGCCGCCCGGGCCTGCGCCGAGGCGGGGGTGACGCTGGGCGTCGGCTACAATTGGCGCTTCCAGCCGGCGCTGCAGGCGATCCGCGGGCTGATCGACGACGGCACGCTGGGCCGCGTGCTGCACATCGAGGGCAATTTCTGCGGCCCCAGCGCCTATCGCTTTCCCCAGGGGCACTGGCGCCACGACCGGCGGGAGGGACCGGCCGGCGGCATGACCGGGCGCGGCGTGCATGTGGTGGATGCGATGCTCTACCTCGCCGGGCCGATCGAGCAGGTCACGGCGCAGAGCGTCCGGCTGGTGCAGGATTTCGGGATGGACGACACCACCTCGATGCTCTTCCGCTTCGCCGGTGGCGCCACCGGCTACCTGGGCACGGTGATCGCCACGGCGGAAACCTGGCGGCTGCAGGTCTTCGGCAGCGAGGGCTGGGCCGAGGTCGGCGATGTCGAGCACCTGCACACCTGGGATCTGCGGCTCTGCCGGATCGACCGCGACAATATCGGGCACAAGCAGCGGCCCGAGGTTCGGAGCTTCCCGAAGACCAGCACGGAGCGCGCGGAGCTGGAGCACTTCGCGCGCGAGGTCGCGGCAGGCCGGCCGATCGTGCGACCGGGCGGCGATGCCGTGCACAACGTGGCGGTGCTCGAGGCGATCCTCGCCTCCGCCACGGCGCAGGCGCCCGTGCGCGTCCAGGCCGTCGCCGGCTGA